The DNA sequence GGACAAAATGGCTTTGTTCAGTTAGTGCAAATGCCTGAGAAATATTTATTAACCGTCTTTGTTGATGGAGCAAAGCTATCAGCCATCATAGACTATGAAGAAGCACCGTATTTAGCTTATAATATGTTAGTTGTTGGACGTACGGTTGAGTCATATGAACCATTAACAACAGAAACGCAAGTGGCTGCAAAAGGAGCTTTACGCTCTACTGACGAGTCTTCAAATTCAGAAGCGGCTGAAGCTGCCGTGACAAGTGTAAAAGATACATCAGCTGGTGTAGCAGCACAATCAGATGAAGAAACGACTGAGTCCACAGATTCAGATGGGGTTGTTGATGGAGAATTGTCAACGATGGAAAATGAACAAGTGATTCAATTTGATTTCAGTAGTGATAAGCGTAGTGAAGTTTCACAAGCTGAAAGTGAAGAATAAATCAAGGGAGGTTTTTTAACGTGAACGAAATTACAAGTGTTGAACAATATCATGAAGTGATTATGAATGAAAATGCGATTATTTTATTTACAGCTAATTGGTGTCCAGATTGTATGGTCATTAAACCATTCATGCCAAGTATCGTAGAAAAGTATAATGAGTATAATTTTTATACGATTAACCGTGATCAGTTGATGGATTTATGTGTTGAGTTAGAGATTTTTGGAATTCCAAGTTTTGTTGCTTTTAAAGGTGGACAAGAAGTTGGGCGCTTCGTTAATAAAGAACGTAAAACACGTCAACAAATTGAAGAATTCATTGAATCATTAGCGTAATGAGAGATAAGGAAAAATCGCCATGAAAATCGTGGCGATTTTTTTTAACCTTCTTGTGAAAGAAGAACCTTTTCATGTATAATTAAGAGTAAACATTTGGGTAATTTAGGGTGTGACAGTATGAAAAAACGTAAAATTTTTGATATTGAGAAAGTGGGCTTTGGGGATGAAGTGACAGTTTCACCAGCACCAAAGCCAATCTCAAAAAATGAATCAAAGGTAATGACTCAACCTACCGTAAAACCTATTGTAAAATCGGTAGTCGATCGTCCTCAGGCTATTTTAAGTCCAGAGGTGAACGTGAAAAAAGAAAGACATATTTCAACTAGTACTCAACCTAATTCGTCTCGAATGAATACTTCTTCAACATCAAAAGCTTCAGGTTATAAACCTGTTGAATTCGTGTCACCGATTAGTGGACGTCGTATTCATCAACCAAAGACGGTACACTTAGCACACGGTCAATATCAACTTTCAACAGCATCTATGGTTGAAGAAAATAAAGATAAGCCTTTGGTTGAAGAGGTACAAATTGAGACTCATCTAAGGGATGAGGGAAGTGAAGTTGTCTCAGTTCTCAATGATGAATTACATGAGCTTTTCGAATCTGAAGACGAAGCTCAAGTTTGTCCCAGTTTTACAACTGCGAACGATGCTATTGAACTGGAAAAAGACGAAACAACAATTGATCGACCATTATCAGATGAAACAGAAGATGTCATCGTTGTAAATAATGAGAAAGAGATTGTTGAAGAAGTGCCAATGGAAGATGTGGATGCATCAGTCACTTATGAAATAAAAGATGGTTTATTGAGTGATATCGCTAGTGAAGTTAAAGAGTTAGCTGAAACCATCGTCGAAACAATTAATAAAGCACAAGGTGTGTTAGACGTTTCAGAACGAGACGAAGTAGATGAGGTGACTCCACTAAGTGAAGAATCTATCGATGAGATGAAAGAAGAAATCACAGAAGAAGTTATCATTGAATCTGAGGAGGGAACTATCGCCTCAGAAGTGAATGACGATGAAGCATTAGAAAAAGTAGCAGAAGTAGTTGCTGTTGAATCTGACGACGAAATTATAGGTTCAGAAGCGAAGGAAGATGAAGCGTTAGTCGAAGAGAGAGACGGCGAGATTGCTAAATCTGTGGCATCCATAGTTCAATCTTCTCAAGAGTTAGAGTTAGATGATGTTTTATCTTTATTAAATGAGGAAGAAAAAGCACCTTCGATTTTTGAGGCGTTGTTATCTGAAGATGAAGCTCATCAGGAACAAGTAAGTGATTTAGGAATTGATGATGTCTTAACTCTTCTACAAGAAGAGGAAAAACAAACCTCACTGCTTGATCAAATTTTGAATCATTCTCAAGAGCAAGCCTCTCTTGAAGAGACATTAAGTGATGAAATAGAAGATGAGATGTTCACGGAACAGGATGAATCCGAATTCTTCGATGATGAAAACTTCTGTGATGAAGTGTTAGAACAAGTTCGAATCGAAGAAGAGGAAGTTGAAGCGATTTATTATGAAACGCCACCTTTATCATTATTAAAAGAGCCAACTCATTCAGAAACAATGGATGAAGAGTGGATTGTTAATAAAATGGAAATTTTAGAACAGACATTCCTTGATTTTGGAGTGAAAGTTCGATTAACAGGAGAGTATACCCAAGGTCCAACGGTTACTCAAATTGAAATTCAGCCTGAATCTGGAACGAAGCTAAATAAAATAACAGGCCTTTCAGATGATTTAAAATTAAGTCTATCAGTTGAGGAATTACGTATTGAACCTATTCCAGGAAAAAATACCATTGGTGTAGAAATACCGAATCCTAAACGTAAGATGGTCTTTCTAAAGGAAATCTTATCAAAACCTGAGTTTATCTTACATGAAAGTCCGCTTTGTATCGGTCTGGGTCAAGATGTATCTGGACAACCTGTTTATGCAGATATCTCAACGATGCCTCATGGACTCATCGCAGGGCAAACCGGATCAGGGAAAAGTGTCTGCATCAATACACTATTAGTCAGTATGCTATATAAAGCAAGTCCAGAAGATGTTCGTGTGATGCTAGTTGATCCAAAACGTGTCGAATTAGCACCGTATAACGCTATTCCTCATTTAATTACGCCTGTGATTTGTGATGAACGCAAAGCAGCTCAAGGTTTAAAGTGGGCCGTTGATGAGATGGAGCGTCGTTATGAACTATTTGCCACAAATGGAGTACGAGACATTAAATCATTTAATGAAAGACGACACGAATTTGAAATGAGTTATGCGAAGCTTCCATATATTTTAATTGTTATTGATGAGTTGGCAGACCTGATGATGGTATCAGCACAAGAAGTCGAAGACTGTATTATGCGAATTACGCAAAAGGCACGTGCGGCGGGAATTCATTTAATTGTTGCGACGCAACGTCCAACGGTAGATGTGATTACCGGAACGATTAAATCCAATATTCCAAGCCGAATTGCTTTTGCAGTTGCTCAAGCAAATGATTCACGTGTCATTTTAGATGAAACTGGGGCACAAAATCTTCTTGGTCAAGGTGACATGCTTTGGTCTTCAAGTGGCTCAAAAGTGAAACGTGTTCAAGGTGCTTATATTTCAAGTGATGAAATTGATGCGATCGTTGCTTGTGTGAAACAACAAGGGAAACCAAAGTATTTAATTTCAGATGAAG is a window from the Turicibacter bilis genome containing:
- a CDS encoding thioredoxin family protein, yielding MNEITSVEQYHEVIMNENAIILFTANWCPDCMVIKPFMPSIVEKYNEYNFYTINRDQLMDLCVELEIFGIPSFVAFKGGQEVGRFVNKERKTRQQIEEFIESLA
- a CDS encoding DNA translocase FtsK encodes the protein MKKRKIFDIEKVGFGDEVTVSPAPKPISKNESKVMTQPTVKPIVKSVVDRPQAILSPEVNVKKERHISTSTQPNSSRMNTSSTSKASGYKPVEFVSPISGRRIHQPKTVHLAHGQYQLSTASMVEENKDKPLVEEVQIETHLRDEGSEVVSVLNDELHELFESEDEAQVCPSFTTANDAIELEKDETTIDRPLSDETEDVIVVNNEKEIVEEVPMEDVDASVTYEIKDGLLSDIASEVKELAETIVETINKAQGVLDVSERDEVDEVTPLSEESIDEMKEEITEEVIIESEEGTIASEVNDDEALEKVAEVVAVESDDEIIGSEAKEDEALVEERDGEIAKSVASIVQSSQELELDDVLSLLNEEEKAPSIFEALLSEDEAHQEQVSDLGIDDVLTLLQEEEKQTSLLDQILNHSQEQASLEETLSDEIEDEMFTEQDESEFFDDENFCDEVLEQVRIEEEEVEAIYYETPPLSLLKEPTHSETMDEEWIVNKMEILEQTFLDFGVKVRLTGEYTQGPTVTQIEIQPESGTKLNKITGLSDDLKLSLSVEELRIEPIPGKNTIGVEIPNPKRKMVFLKEILSKPEFILHESPLCIGLGQDVSGQPVYADISTMPHGLIAGQTGSGKSVCINTLLVSMLYKASPEDVRVMLVDPKRVELAPYNAIPHLITPVICDERKAAQGLKWAVDEMERRYELFATNGVRDIKSFNERRHEFEMSYAKLPYILIVIDELADLMMVSAQEVEDCIMRITQKARAAGIHLIVATQRPTVDVITGTIKSNIPSRIAFAVAQANDSRVILDETGAQNLLGQGDMLWSSSGSKVKRVQGAYISSDEIDAIVACVKQQGKPKYLISDEVFQKGSSSIQSDTDPLLYDAMNFIFDRGHATVSSLQTRLRIGFNRAARIIDTLEMNGWIGEPQGAQKQREIKISREEFEAMKDQTRF